The segment tgatttattttatacatgTTAGCCGTTTTAGAGAAAAGTAATTTCGCCTCTCCTAGTGATCTAAAAGAAGTGATTCTTAAAATTTAGCAAGAAAAAATGAGTATTGTAATAGCTAAGACATTGCCGTGACAGAATACTGTGCATTGATTGTGCATATCAATCATCCTAGCGAATACTCATCTCATGTCCGATTCGAATAGACACTTCTGGATCATTTGATTCACTTTCCTATTGCTATATGACTTCCCTCGTATCCTTCTTTGTTTGAATAGCCAAAAAAACATCTTACGATTAGTTATTTTTCCTTCTTTTCCTATTTTCTTTCACTGCAAAATTGAGCTCCTATTTACCGATGTTGGTGACTCATTCAGTTTTAGCACCCTCTACACGAAAGTCAGTGTCACAGGTGTTCTTATGGATTCTGGAGCTATACCGATTTTATTAGTTACCTGGTGAGAGCCATGTTCAAGTGATGAAATCGTTCTACGATTTTGTCAAAAGCCAGTAAGGAATTTCttagactctttttttttttgtgaactttcTTATGCCTGTGTCAACAtttgatttttgattatttattctGATTATTTATTTCTGATGATAGGGTGAGGATTGGGGTTCAGGGGTACAACATGTCGTCGCTTCAGCCCCTTGACCTCGTTAGATCATTGTCTAAGCTGTCTGGGTCATGtggataaattttaaaagtgcAAGTTCCGAGAGTTCGCAATGCAATTAGCGGCGGCTTTACCGTTTTTGTTCTCCGCGGAGAAGCTGCAGAAGAAAAAGCATTGGCACTTGATGGAACCGATATGGAGGATGGATCTTATCTGCTACAGTTTTACCGCCAGAACTCAGCAAGCTTAGTTCTGGTTTGAGTACTGCTGAGTTGGCTGCTAGGCATGTTGCCCATTTCCaaagaaaaaagtaaaattttatattcatGCTTTTTTTCTCTTTACATTGGGTTTGTTTGTAATTTGCTGACAAATTAACTATTGAATTACAGGAGCCGAGGCATTTCTGTTACTGGATATGACCCTTCGCTCCATGTAGATGTTGTTAAGAGTGATTTGACTAACCGCTTTTCTTCATGTGGAAAGATCACTGATGTTTTTGTTCTTAAGAGGTTTGTTATTTCTTCTTTACAAACCATTTGTGAATTGTTTTTTTCCCTCCatctaacctttttttttcttttgcagccGGGCTTTGATCTATCTCTTCGGAATAGGCGCAGTAGATATGGCGTTGAGACTATGTCGGAGAGGTGACTCGGTACTCCGTGCTAAAGCCTTGCCAAATCCTAAAAGGAAAATTAACCATTACAGGGCGTAGACGCGTAGTACAAATCTCTCTGTTTTTgaatattgtattttataatattgaaTTTTGAATGGTAACTAATCATAGGAACATTaggaatatataaaaaaataatgagtaggaataaaattttgaaaataatatcaaaattaacgAGGAACAAAATTATTCTATAATTTTctacaaaattaacaaaatggCGTTTGTTTAAACCCATGTAAACCAAGAGGCAAGAGTCATGTTTTCTAGTATAAACCGGAAAGAGAGTAAAGTGAAAACTACCCGAATAAAAAACACTGAAAATTGAAATGCAAACCAAGAGTCAAGAGTCGTGGTTTGTAGTAAACCGGAAAGAGAGTAAAGTGAAAAACCTCACACAAGAGGAAAGAATCATTTCTTGGTCTCGCGGCGCTTCTAACATTTCTTCTGTGTCTCTCAAGAAGATGGGATTCCTCTCTCAACAGATCTCAAGAGATGAACTCAAACCAGGAGATCACATCTATTCATGGCGTATGGCTTACATATACTCTCATCACGGTTCAGTCTCTTTCCCTTCCATCTATCTCTATGTAGCTACATTGCATTTAACACTCCTTCAGTTTCTGTTCAGACAATTCTCGCTGGATCTTAGCTTTTTATGTTCCTGTCTTAGAATAAATGACGATCCTTTCTATGTTTGCAACTTGTAGGAATCTATGTAGGCAATGGTGACGTCATACATTTCACTTGCGGAGGTGGTCTTGAGACAAGGACAGGGACTTTCGTAGACAACATCATCGTTAGTTCGGTTCCAAACCATGGAGGTGACAACCCTTGTCCTAACTGCGGAGACCAATCGAATCTCGACGGTGTGATCTGTTCTTGCCTCGACTGTTTCCTCGCCGGAGGAAACCTCTATCTCTTCGAGTACGGTGTCTCTGGACCCATCTTTATGGCTAAACCGCGAGGCGGTATCTGCACAACAGCGGTTTCAGACTCCTCTGATGAAACCGTTAACCGTGCGAGACACCTCTTGTCTAATAAAAATGGGTTTGGTGCGTATGATCTGTTGAGGAACAACTGTGAAGACTTTGCGATCTATTGCAAAACTGGTTTGATTGTTTTGTCTAAGCTGGGGAGTAGTGGACAGGCTAACTCGTGGTCTGCGGTGCGTGGTGTTTTGTCGCTTTGGGGGACGGTGAAGAGTGTTTCTGTGGGCTCTGCTGCGAGGTTGGTTGTTTCTGGGGTTGCTGGTGTTGGTGTTGTGACTTTGGCGGCGGGGTATGGTAACTACTGCTATGGTCGTTTATGTGCTGATATTGGTGTGAGAAGTGATGCTAGCAAAGTTCCTGTGGAAGACCTTGTTACGCTTATAGCGATTATCGAAAGAAGAGACGACAAGAAGTCTAGCTAGTTTAGCACTTGTTGTGGTGTGATTATGATTGTGATTGTGATTGTGATTGTGagtgtttgatggtaactaacTGTTTGCTTCTGTTTTCATTGTATGCGTGCAACCATGTGTGTTTGACACTACTTATCATGTGAAAATAACATTATTGTTGTTTCCAAAGTATTGGTTTA is part of the Brassica rapa cultivar Chiifu-401-42 unplaced genomic scaffold, CAAS_Brap_v3.01 Scaffold1075, whole genome shotgun sequence genome and harbors:
- the LOC117131607 gene encoding uncharacterized protein LOC117131607, encoding MQTKSQESWFVVNRKESKVKNLTQEERIISWSRGASNISSVSLKKMGFLSQQISRDELKPGDHIYSWRMAYIYSHHGIYVGNGDVIHFTCGGGLETRTGTFVDNIIVSSVPNHGGDNPCPNCGDQSNLDGVICSCLDCFLAGGNLYLFEYGVSGPIFMAKPRGGICTTAVSDSSDETVNRARHLLSNKNGFGAYDLLRNNCEDFAIYCKTGLIVLSKLGSSGQANSWSAVRGVLSLWGTVKSVSVGSAARLVVSGVAGVGVVTLAAGYGNYCYGRLCADIGVRSDASKVPVEDLVTLIAIIERRDDKKSS